The Stomoxys calcitrans chromosome 3, idStoCalc2.1, whole genome shotgun sequence genome includes a region encoding these proteins:
- the LOC106086418 gene encoding early endosome antigen 1 isoform X2, producing the protein MNKDRNEPTNSTKPTSRKRRFSANDLDVNNKTDASVKNQNENNENTASNGKTPMRKLRSAPDDIKNMDSFPKPQSKSILNDKENATNSETAKIKNEKMNDFFKKQNNLMKNLKSALQKSIADNQKANCALEEKNRRIEEMQKSIANGDNELKKVKADLNSAKEDCMKTLKDFNIFKEKFCKLEIHYDSVTKMQNRQMQAVQSQLDEEKARENSRILELEKKLEDIKEQLNERNQAFVQINSNYAEIMGKYEKTRQEIEQVQKDFEIYRNQVIAEQKANEEKMQQELVQFRKDVTSKEQHQLEIIANMQKELMEKDEVIRQSKEEKATMEQEKNAKISELTYKINQIEKLFGQPTKSVIPMNVNTTAAITNTKKSSPKPSVNVDPTSKDIANSHRDSTETNSSEEKFLRLRAKKIPRPEKLSYTPVTGSVARDNAVNKKRGVQTLKNLPSPKSINNSGQASSVSDDDDDELVFPIWLPKMNNEGYVPETETDASESFVKSKRSKKVK; encoded by the exons atgaaTAAAGATCGCAACGAACCTACAAACAGCACAAAACCTACGTCCAGAAAACGTCGCTTCAGCGCAAATGACTTGGATGTCAATAACAAAACGGATGCCTCTGTAAAGAATCAGAATGA aaataatgaAAACACTGCGTCTAATGGTAAAACTCCTATGAGAAAACTTCGATCCGCTCCTGATGATATTAAGAACATGGATAGCTTTCCAAAACCTCAAAGCAA ATCAATTCTCAATGATAAAGAAAATGCTACAAATTCTGAAACtgctaaaataaaaaatgaaaaaatgaatgatttttttaagaagcaaaataatttgatgaaaaatttgaaatccGCCCTGCAAAAATCCATTGCTGACAATCAAAAGGCTAATTGTGCCTTGGAAGAGAAAAATAGACGTATCGAAGAAATGCAAAAAAG CATTGCCAACGGTGACAATGAGCTGAAAAAAGTCAAAGCCGATTTGAATTCAGCCAAAGAGGATTGTATGAAAACTCTTAAGGACTTCAatatattcaaagaaaaattctgTAAACTTGAAATTCATTATGACTCTGTTACCAAAATGCAAAATCGTCAAATGCAGGCTGTGCAAAGTCAGCTTGATGAAGAAAAGGCAAGAGAAAATAGCCGTATTCTGGagcttgaaaaaaaattagagGATATTAAAGAACAGTTGAATGAACGTAATCAAGCTTTTGTGcaaattaattcaaattatGCCGAAATAATGGGCAAATATGAAAAAACTCGCCAAGAAATAGAGCAAGTGCAAAAGGATtttgaaatttatcgaaatcaaGTGATTGCAGAACAAAAAGCTAATGAGGAAAAAATGCAG CAAGAATTGGTCCAATTCAGGAAAGATGTAACAAGCAAAGAACAACATCAACTTGAGATTATAGCTAATATGCAAAAAGAATTAATGGAAAAGGATGAAGTTATTCGTCAGAGTAAAGAGGAAAAAGCAACAATGGAACAAGAAAAGAAT GCTAAAATTAGCGAGCTTACCTACAAAATCAACCAAATTGAGAAACTTTTTGGACAGCCTACCAAGTCTGTTATTCCAATGAACGTAAATACTACTGCAGCTATAACCAACACTAAGAAATCTTCTCCAAAG CCTTCGGTAAATGTGGACCCTACAAGCAAAGATATAGCAAATTCCCATAGAGATTCAACAGAGACAAATTCTAGCGAAGAGaaatttttacgattgcgtGCCAAAAAAATTCCCAGACCAGAAAAACTGTCATACACACCAGTAACTGGTAGTGTGGCCAGAGACAACGCTGTAAACAAAAAGCGAGGCGTTCAGACCTTAAAAAATTTGCCCTCACCGAAATCTATAAATAACTCTGGTCAAGCTTCTTCGGTatctgatgacgatgatgatgaactTGTATTTCCAATATGGCTACCCAAAATGAACAACGAAGGC TATGTGCCAGAAACCGAGACCGATGCTTCAGAAAGTTTTGTTAAATCAAAACGTTCTAAGAAAGTAAAATGA
- the LOC106086418 gene encoding early endosome antigen 1 isoform X1, translated as MNKDRNEPTNSTKPTSRKRRFSANDLDVNNKTDASVKNQNEKFYFYRNNENTASNGKTPMRKLRSAPDDIKNMDSFPKPQSKSILNDKENATNSETAKIKNEKMNDFFKKQNNLMKNLKSALQKSIADNQKANCALEEKNRRIEEMQKSIANGDNELKKVKADLNSAKEDCMKTLKDFNIFKEKFCKLEIHYDSVTKMQNRQMQAVQSQLDEEKARENSRILELEKKLEDIKEQLNERNQAFVQINSNYAEIMGKYEKTRQEIEQVQKDFEIYRNQVIAEQKANEEKMQQELVQFRKDVTSKEQHQLEIIANMQKELMEKDEVIRQSKEEKATMEQEKNAKISELTYKINQIEKLFGQPTKSVIPMNVNTTAAITNTKKSSPKPSVNVDPTSKDIANSHRDSTETNSSEEKFLRLRAKKIPRPEKLSYTPVTGSVARDNAVNKKRGVQTLKNLPSPKSINNSGQASSVSDDDDDELVFPIWLPKMNNEGYVPETETDASESFVKSKRSKKVK; from the exons atgaaTAAAGATCGCAACGAACCTACAAACAGCACAAAACCTACGTCCAGAAAACGTCGCTTCAGCGCAAATGACTTGGATGTCAATAACAAAACGGATGCCTCTGTAAAGAATCAGAATGA gaaattttatttctatagaaataatgaAAACACTGCGTCTAATGGTAAAACTCCTATGAGAAAACTTCGATCCGCTCCTGATGATATTAAGAACATGGATAGCTTTCCAAAACCTCAAAGCAA ATCAATTCTCAATGATAAAGAAAATGCTACAAATTCTGAAACtgctaaaataaaaaatgaaaaaatgaatgatttttttaagaagcaaaataatttgatgaaaaatttgaaatccGCCCTGCAAAAATCCATTGCTGACAATCAAAAGGCTAATTGTGCCTTGGAAGAGAAAAATAGACGTATCGAAGAAATGCAAAAAAG CATTGCCAACGGTGACAATGAGCTGAAAAAAGTCAAAGCCGATTTGAATTCAGCCAAAGAGGATTGTATGAAAACTCTTAAGGACTTCAatatattcaaagaaaaattctgTAAACTTGAAATTCATTATGACTCTGTTACCAAAATGCAAAATCGTCAAATGCAGGCTGTGCAAAGTCAGCTTGATGAAGAAAAGGCAAGAGAAAATAGCCGTATTCTGGagcttgaaaaaaaattagagGATATTAAAGAACAGTTGAATGAACGTAATCAAGCTTTTGTGcaaattaattcaaattatGCCGAAATAATGGGCAAATATGAAAAAACTCGCCAAGAAATAGAGCAAGTGCAAAAGGATtttgaaatttatcgaaatcaaGTGATTGCAGAACAAAAAGCTAATGAGGAAAAAATGCAG CAAGAATTGGTCCAATTCAGGAAAGATGTAACAAGCAAAGAACAACATCAACTTGAGATTATAGCTAATATGCAAAAAGAATTAATGGAAAAGGATGAAGTTATTCGTCAGAGTAAAGAGGAAAAAGCAACAATGGAACAAGAAAAGAAT GCTAAAATTAGCGAGCTTACCTACAAAATCAACCAAATTGAGAAACTTTTTGGACAGCCTACCAAGTCTGTTATTCCAATGAACGTAAATACTACTGCAGCTATAACCAACACTAAGAAATCTTCTCCAAAG CCTTCGGTAAATGTGGACCCTACAAGCAAAGATATAGCAAATTCCCATAGAGATTCAACAGAGACAAATTCTAGCGAAGAGaaatttttacgattgcgtGCCAAAAAAATTCCCAGACCAGAAAAACTGTCATACACACCAGTAACTGGTAGTGTGGCCAGAGACAACGCTGTAAACAAAAAGCGAGGCGTTCAGACCTTAAAAAATTTGCCCTCACCGAAATCTATAAATAACTCTGGTCAAGCTTCTTCGGTatctgatgacgatgatgatgaactTGTATTTCCAATATGGCTACCCAAAATGAACAACGAAGGC TATGTGCCAGAAACCGAGACCGATGCTTCAGAAAGTTTTGTTAAATCAAAACGTTCTAAGAAAGTAAAATGA
- the LOC131996005 gene encoding uncharacterized protein LOC131996005 has product MFALIIYNTWLSAQNPWWWVTKIRPDHTKHVLNCFSLFAHQLVKALDHILAIVLHNYTSKRIKYHSILSFILQNKLQYLRGQFTRELAKARESQNAVNPDDVYVPCTYWFKELDFLLDYVKVRKEKSNFNSLQQHYSQFEEDTYESSQAHESDVSAEEPIKKVKRRHHTPVASCSMKNEEVVVEPEVNVLPHVFSVNKTSSNEKDEAFCNFIKSELQTITNENVRDELVETITLALFEAKKKQRMYAHAAEQYY; this is encoded by the exons atgtTTGCTTTAATTATTTACAATACTTGGCTCTCAGct cagaatccttggtggtgggttaccaagattcgtcccgaccATACAAAGCACGTTTTAAACTGTTTCAGTTTATTTGCACATCAACTAGTCAAGGCGTTAGATCATATTTTGGCTATAGTACTTCACAACTACACTAGTAAGAGAATTAAATACCACTCAATACTTTCTTTTATTCTACAGAATAAACTTCAGTATTTGCGTGGACAGTTTACTCGGGAGCTTGCCAAAGCCAGAGAATCTCAAAATGCAGTAAATCCAGATGATGTATATGTCCCATGTACCTACTGGTTCAAGGAGTTAGATTTCTTGCTTGACTATGTAAAAGTAAGAAAAGAAAAGTCCAACTTCAATTCATTG CAACAACACTATTCACAGTTTGAGGAGGACACTTATGAATCATCGCAAGCTCATGAAAGCGATGTATCTGCAGAAGAACCAATTAAAAAAGTCAAACGAAGACATCATACGCCGGTAGCAAGCTGCAGCATGAAAAACGAAGAGGTTGTAGTGGAACCAGAAGTCAATGTCCTGCCACATGTATTCAGTGTCAATAAGACTTCTTCGAATGAAAAGGATGAAGCTTTTTGTAATTTTATCAAATCGGAACTACAAACTATTACTAATGAAAATGTAAGGGATGAATTGGTAGAGACTATCACGTTAGCGCTATTCGAAGCCAAGAAGAAACAACGCATGTATGCCCACGCAGCGGAGCAATATTATTGA